The following coding sequences lie in one Cryptococcus gattii WM276 chromosome L, complete sequence genomic window:
- a CDS encoding uncharacterized protein (Similar to TIGR gene model, INSD accession AAW45085.1) has protein sequence MEEPPQKRFKYTSYTDQIKNITLDTGNKRGLAWETEQYNEDTEQTNTPLTAQLDRLSLLDLTVPYQGLQRALLPLTNTLPITLHNLSEIQTIFHEFYAKLNDGQEHIHSGLDSALYLHQALYETCLSEALAYVPETVSDLLRVGALRALDPKLVERTYSTLSLILRTMASSLLKPNEANRSTLKKTWITINPYLSPKSNKRYVRRCVADAWVGVIRKARSEGLARLMELLMEDNVEGMEAVWAHSLKGASGQLHSRALAIYTILLDNLVKNPIPQHTTTLGLVSTALVHHASASVVQPVIELVISKLESDTIALPSSTAALNVLSTFLFTRKGKRFPEATLKPLMQKLLSLVPKLATDAAVNEDMDKDEAEVKEQWRKTFVVCIVGSLQAGQLAQWLSPGVTLIDSLWRKLNDRECFSFVNALVALKWTGIEQFILSHVAKASLPSLKSEPLSTLILLNNLAASGYLSGGLSNVQGGRWRQALISALVGLLKSLTKPDLDLNERRITGQVLKLLPALPSDADKFAPQAVKILESALDRLDSKNLGAIKAEWEEGGVWNDTHLVGSLLHTVDQLIASPKADVSKDAKDLLVSKGWLNKVLEKWYWNRQVMESAVPHVERWASNLGLSHDVILERFMPNLISSDSTLRLSSLQILAAVAPGTALAPNSEESTTSLREIYNLCVQIESSEMTLRNVRERTTNISRLIRSISALPVALPKLVLSGIVTYLVAQFKVNFRPVYPETIAALSTLTEKHKEEVWEIVWTQLESTNSAKEAVAVDLDAKNPDWAEEQGSHEDRLEKDEEEAEFRCPNFEKSKVVFSKVWGKRSQEEKLDQQEINVQVSHDKLDVLNYESQLLATLAAIPSVAEKHSRLIIPVVFSVARQGTSDQGDELQSATHLSTKQLQARTANYLELLTKFVNPKAAFRSEELHNLYLDILSKGEPRLQGLALKCLMTYKSPKLTPYEEPLENLLVDSKFRDELARLRLGVDSQDYALAARDSEATGKTRVVAIEPTHRDEALPVIIRLLYGVITSRRGRSSSSQGQGARKQAVLSALNGCSESELGVLVDLMLEPFGSTVEDVGKVPGRQQMGFLSLLTDVIRYLGPQLGSHWARLVRTTISLVANAQERLTASNIVTEDANEGEEGEGIEAEKGMAPLRNIRSIGLKRLVQFLRSPVTFDVKPYLPIIFKSIISPRLDKLEVENTQAPSGTLDLIATLAGEPDLARQLTALDNRTLPKAFACMTAVKVKPAVVLKVFDILESLLPEDDEEEIIKEVLLPHIRILIDNIIGLVGSLKSSQNDDITRRLLGILSRLSTIVEDGTQAQQLATLLAPMLRHKQTPERAKTNILATLQRLYTISPDFADPSSKFFYQAYDLISSLFQSLFFSTSRRALVSTLETFIAVDKSLEKSIKLVADLNAYSTRRLEEPDFDRRLSAYEEINDAEVGNLPSDIRAWLPILRTSLFFLHEPEELSIRTNASAVLQKFITLIGDSSEGPYVEALQNIILPGLKRALKSKQELVRNEALLAIAHGVKTCEGVPELTEMRPLLAHGDDEASFFTNVAHIQVHRRTRALRRLRDIIAEPTTVIRESSLTSIFLPLLEHVIAGATDVTDHHLINEAIQTVGSLARELRWGKWYGLIGRYMKLGIGSGKTGQQKYYVRSVAAVIDGFHFELSEGMDLDKEEEERDEENGEEEDEDEELEKKKVEGATPEKITAILLNKLLPSLSRFVSDKDETDSAIRVPLALGIVKVARALPRNSSDIEVLRVITNVAQILRSKDQDTRDITRETICKIALYLGPEWLVRIIKELEIALPRGPQKHVLAVTTHAILVQATTQAADRFINLDDAVELAVQVTAEVIWGESGKDVATEGFKTKMREVRGATSRGFDTFQLLSQLVSPSKIGAILVPLREVMHASQAVKPMQQVDEALRRISLGLNANALLGAEELLSLCYSLISGNSSYLKAKRKAVRPTETPDAFKVVMKRDVRKEEDFYPANAHKFVTFGLDLFVTAFRRGKFDFDDVNILARLGPMVNAVGNTLYSPATNVLLLSLKATAAVARCPVPQVEPALHVFINNIFKIIKNAGGTAESEVAQTALKTLAVILRDCKSSEISENQLRYLIEVISPDLEEPERQSAIFTILRSIVTRKFVVPEIYDLMERVSSIMVTSQSTQVQELCRGSVMAFLLDYPQGKGRLKSQMTFFAQNLQYTYEAGRLSVMEVLFAVFEKFSEALIEEYAGMFFVALVVVRANDDSEKCRVAAGELLKLLWRRLDEAERAKMAEVVKSWIAKRDENEALAGAAMGVMGLLVETGENGLEEVIKVIEPVLSESAARLQEAEEEDEIVDLDYTLPHQTLSTTAKLVLATPSSSSALPWSNIVPHLLFPHDYVRYDTAKLLSNLFANGSETSAVCEMLGDKLCLDIARKGCLVLKGNRGDSGEWIIGSGKLADEIVKVLWNISKHWASSEVVSAPAGEEDAGDDHDVEEPTRNPLAWLMSRMSFLARHLVVNRPAPNSYQAQEPWSAPIMSILRFFAGITESLSKAQAVGFLLHILSPVYRILDEGGDLGQVDEKQVGIDGLRALATQIRDFVQEKTGTTAFSRKWEKLRQATQAKRLERREERVRLAVTNPEKYAERKGKKVERAKEGKKRKNVAFAEGRKTAGAKKRRQ, from the exons ATGGAGGAACCCCCGCAGAAGAGGTTCAAGTACACCTCTTACACAGACCAGATAAAAAATATAACCTTGGACACTGGCAACAAGCGAGGCCTCGCATGGGAGACTGAACAGTACAATGAAGACACCGAACAAACA AACACTCCCCTGACAGCTCAGCTCGATCGGTTATCACTTCTCGACCTCACGGTCCCCTACCAAGGCCTGCAGCGTGCCCTGCTTCCTCTAACCAATACTCTTCCCATCACTCTCCATAACTTGTCAGAGATCCAAACGATATTCCATGAATTCTACGCCAAGCTCAATGATGGGCAAGAGCATATTCATTCGGGGCTTGACTCGGCCTTGTACCTCCATCAAGCTCTGTACGAGACTTGCTTGAGCGAAGCTCTTGCATACGTCCCTGAAACAGTCAGCGATCTTTTGCGGGTCGGCGCTTTGCGAGCTCTCGACCCCAAACTCGTTGAGAGGACATACTCGACATTATCTCTTATCCTTCGAACTATGGCATCTTCCCTCCTTAAACCCAATGAAGCCAATCGATCGACGCTCAAGAAAACATGGATTACCATCAATCCTTATCTCAGCCCCAAAAGTAATAAACGTTATGTTCGCAGATGCGTGGCAGATGCATGGGTTGGAGTCATACGAAAAGCCAGGTCGGAAGGGCTAGCTCGACTGATGGAGCTGTTGATGGAAGATAATGTTGAGGGTATGGAAGCTGTTTGGGCTCATAGCTTAAAGGGCGCTTCAGGTCAGCTTCACTCCAGAGCTTTGGCCATTTATACAATTTTGCTCGACAACCTTGTCAAAAACCCAATCCCTCAGCATACTACTACCCTAGGCCTGGTCAGTACCGCTCTAGTCCACCACGCCTCGGCATCGGTCGTCCAACCGGTTATCGAATTGGTCATCAGCAAATTGGAGTCTGACACGATCGCTCTACCCTCTTCAACTGCTGCTCTCAACGTCCTCTCTACCTTCCTTTTCACTCGAAAAGGCAAGCGATTCCCCGAAGCGACTCTGAAGCCTCTTATGCAGAAACTTCTCAGCCTTGTGCCCAAGTTGGCCACTGATGCCGCCGTGAATGAGGATATGGACAAGGATGAGGCGGAAGTCAAGGAACAGTGGAGGAAGACGTTTGTCGTTTGCATCGTTGGGTCATTACAGGCTGGTCAGCTTGCTCAGTGGCTAAGCCCTGGAGTGACACTTATTGACAGTCTTTGGCGAAAGCTG AATGACAGGGAATGTTTCTCTTTTGTGAATGCTTTGGTCGCACTCAAATGGACTGGTATTGAGCAGTTCATACTTTCCCACGTCGCAAA GGCATCACTTCCTTCCCTCAAATCTGAACCCCTCTCTACActcatccttctcaacaaTCTCGCCGCCTCTGGATACCTTTCCGGTGGACTTTCCAACGTCCAAGGTGGCCGCTGGCGACAAGCCCTCATATCAGCACTCGTTGGCTTGCTTAAATCTCTTACCAAACCCGACCTCGATCTCAATGAGCGTAGAATAACGGGCCAGGTTTTGAAACTTTTGCCTGCTTTACCTAGCGACGCAGACAAATTTGCCCCCCAAGCTGTCAAGATCCTCGAGTCAGCACTAGACCGCTTGGATAGTAAGAATTTGGGAGCAATCAAGGCGGAATGGGAGGAAGGTGGGGTATGGAATGACACGCATTTGGTCGGTTCCCTTTTGCATACTGTCGACCAGCTTATTGCCAGTCCGAAAGCCGACGTGAGCAAGGATGCCAAGGATCTGTTGGTAAGCAAAGGGTGGTTGAACAAGGTGCTGGAAAAGTGGTACTGGAATAGGCAAGTCATGGAGAGCGCAGTGCCTCACGTCGAGCGATGGGCCAGTAATCTAGG TCTTTCTCATGATGTTATTCTTGAGCGATTCATGCCCAACCTCATCTCATCAGACTCTACACTTCGTCTTTCTTCGCTTCAAATCCTTGCTGCCGTCGCTCCCGGTACAGCACTCGCCCCCAACTCTGAAGAAAGTACAACCTCCCTTCGAGAGATTTACAATCTCTGTGTCCAAATTGAGTCTTCTGAAATGACTCTGCGCAACGTCCGAGAAAGGACCACCAACATCTCGCGATTGATTCGATCCATCTCTGCATTACCGGTGGCCCTGCCCAAACTCGTATTGAGCGGTATCGTGACCTACCTCGTGGCGCAATTCAAGGTCAACTTCCGCCCAGTCTATCCCGAGACAATCGCAGCGTTGTCGACTCTCACCGAAAAGCACAAGGAAGAGGTCTGGGAGATTGTTTGGACCCAACTTGAAAGCACCAACAGTGCTAAAGAGGCGGTCGCTGTTGACCTTGATGCGAAAAATCCTGATTGGGCAGAGGAGCAAGGGTCACATGAGGATAGGTTggaaaaagatgaagaagaggcagagTTTAGGTGCCCCAACTTCGAGAAGAGTAAAGTTGTATTCAGTAAAGTTTGGGGGAAAAGAAGTCAGGAAGAAAAGTTGGACCAGCAAGAGATTAAT GTCCAGGTCTCGCACGATAAGCTGGATGTGCTCAACTACGAGTCTCAGCTGCTCGCAACTCTTGCTGCAATTCCATCTGTTGCTGAAAAGCACTCCCGTCTCATCATCCCTGTAGTCTTCTCTGTAGCTCGTCAAGGCACTTCAGACCAGGGCGACGAACTCCAATCTGCCACTCATCTGTCGACTAAGCAGCTTCAAGCGCGCACTGCCAACTATCTTGAACTTCTTACCAAATTTGTAAACCCCAAGGCGGCGTTCCGATCAGAAGAGCTTCACAATCTTTACCTTGATATCCTTTCCAAAGGTGAACCCAGACTTCAGGGGTTAGCTCTTAAATGCTTGATGACATACAAATCGCCCAAGCTCACACCTTACGAGGAACCCTTGGAGAACTTGCTTGTGGACAGCAAGTTCCGGGATGAACTTGCCCGTCTTCGATTGGGAGTTGACAGTCAGGATTATGCGCTCGCCGCTCGAGATTCCGAAGCAACGGGTAAGACCCGAGTCGTAGCCATAGAACCTACTCACCGGGACGAAGCGCTACCTGTCATCATCAGGTTGTTGTACGGTGTCATCACCTCTAGGCGAGGGCGATCTAGTAGTTCCCAGGGGCAAGGAGCTAGGAAACAAGCCGTGCTCAGCGCTTTGAACGGATGCTCGGAGAGTGAGCTTGGTGTGCTCGTCGATCTCATGCTTGAGCCCTTTGGCTCAACTGTGGAAGATGTTGGAAAAGTCCCAGGTAGACAGCAAATGGGTTTCCTCTCACTTCTCACCGATGTTATTCGCTACCTCGGTCCTCAACTTGGTTCACACTGGGCAAGGCTGGTCCGTACCACCATCTCACTTGTGGCGAATGCCCAAGAACGGCTGACCGCGTCCAACATTGTCACGGAAGATGCAAATGAAGGCGAAGAGGGCGAAGGTATCGAGGCGGAGAAGGGAATGGCACCACTGCGAAATATTAGGTCGATTGGTCTCAAGCGTTTGGTACAGTTCTTACGTTCGCCTGTCACCTTTGACGTCAAGCCATATCTGCCGATCATCTTCAAATCGATCATCTCCCCTCGACTTGACAAGCTCGAGGTGGAGAATACTCAAGCGCCTTCAGGAACCCTTGATTTAATTGCTACTCTTGCCGGTGAGCCCGACTTGGCCAGACAGTTGACCGCACTGGACAACAGGACATTGCCCAAGGCATTTGCCTGCATGACCGCCGTCAAGGTGAAACCTGCGGTCGTGTTGAAGGTCTTTGATATCCTCGAGTCCTTGTTACCTGAGGATGACGAGGAGGAAATCATCAAGGAAGTGCTATTGCCTCATATTCGAATACTCATTGATAATATTATTGGTCTCGTTGGGTCTCTCAAGTCATCACAGAATGACGATATCACCCGTCGATTGCTTGGTATCCTTTCGCGCCTCTCAACTATTGTCGAAGATGGTACGCAAGCGCAGCAGCTCGCTACTCTTCTCGCGCCTATGCTTCGTCATAAACAAACACCTGAAAGGGCCAAGACAAACATCCTCGCCACACTTCAGCGACTTTATACCATCTCGCCAGATTTCGCTGACCCCTCAAGCAAATTCTTCTACCAAGCCTACGATCTGATCTCTAGTCTGTTCCAGAGTTTATTCTTCTCCACATCTCGTCGCGCTTTGGTCAGCACGCTCGAAACTTTTATAGCTGTCGACAAGTCATTGGAAAAGTCGATCAAGCTTGTTGCGGATTTGAACGCTTATTCTACTAGAAGGTTGGAGGAACCAGACTTCGATCGACGTCTGTCGGCGTACGAAGAGATTAATGATGCTGAGGTTGGGAACCTACCGAGTGATATTAGGGCTTGGTTACCCATCCTCAGGACATCGTTGTTCTTCTTACACGAGCCCGAAGAATTGTCCATTCGAACGAATGCTTCCGCAGTCCTGCAGAAGTTCATTACTCTAATCGGCGACTCTTCTGAAGGACCCTATGTCGAAGCGTTGCAGAACATCATTCTCCCCGGTCTCAAGAGGGCGCTCAAATCGAAGCAAGAGTTGGTGAGAAATGAGGCATTGCTGGCGATCGCTCACGGAGTGAAAACTTGTGAAGGTGTTCCAGAGCTGACAGAAATGCGTCCACTTTTGGCACACGGTGATGATGAAGCTTCATTCTTTACCAACGTCGCCCACATTCAGGTTCACAGACGTACTCGTGCCCTCCGCCGCCTTCGTGATATCATTGCCGAGCCTACCACCGTCATCCGCGAATCTTCACTTACATCAATATTCCTTCCTTTGCTTGAGCATGTCATCGCAGGCGCAACCGATGTGACGGATCATCATCTTATTAACGAGGCGATTCAGACTGTTGGTAGTCTGGCGAGGGAGCTCAGGTGGGGCAAGTGGTATGGATTAATTGGGAGATACATGAAGTTGGGTATCGGAAGTGGGAAAACTGGGCAGCAGAAATACTATGTGAGGAGTGTGGCGGCGGTGATTGATGGGTTCCATTTCGAGTTGAGCGAGGGGATGGACTTGGAtaaggaagaggaagaaagagacGAGGAAAAcggcgaagaagaagatgaggatgaggaactggagaaaaagaaggtAGAGGGTGCAACTCCGGAAAAGATCACCGCAATACTTCTCAACAAATTGCTTCCATCCCTCTCACGTTTTGTCTCTGACAAGGACGAAACCGACAGTGCCATTAGGGTCCCGCTTGCCCTGGGAATAGTCAAGGTTGCCCGCGCTCTTCCTCGCAACTCTTCTGACATTGAAGTGCTTAGGGTGATCACCAACGTCGCCCAAATTCTTCGAAGCAAAGACCAGGACACTCGAGATATCACGCGTGAAACAATCTGTAAGATCGCTCTTTACCTTGGTCCAGAATGGCTTGTGCGAATCATCAAGGAACTGGAAATCGCCCTTCCTCGGGGCCCTCAAAAGCATGTCTTGGCTGTAACAACTCATGCAATCTTGGTGCAAGCCACCACTCAAGCCGCAGACAGGTTTATTAATCTCGATGACGCTGTTGAGTTGGCCGTTCAGGTTACCGCCGAAGTCATTTGGGGTGAATCAGGTAAGGATGTGGCTACGGAGGGCTTCAAGACCAAAATGCGAGAGGTGCGAGGAGCCACTTCTCGAGGCTTTGACACTTTCCAGCTTCTTTCGCAACTGGTTTCTCCCAGCAAAATCGGTGCTATTCTTGTTCCCTTGCGCGAAGTCATGCACGCTTCACAGGCAGTTAAGCCCATGCAACAGGTTGACGAGGCTCTCCGGCGCATCTCGCTCGGCTTGAATGCCAACGCCCTTCTCGGTGCGGAAGAGTTACTTTCGCTCTGCTATTCTCTCATAAGCGGTAACTCTTCCTATCTCAAAGCGAAACGTAAGGCGGTTCGGCCGACCGAGACGCCGGATGCTTTTAAGGTTGTCATGAAGCGAGATGTcaggaaagaagaagacttTTACCCTGCCAACGCCCACAAGTTTGTGACGTTCGGTCTTGATCTATTTGTCACTGCTTTCCGTCGTGGAAAATTCGACTTTGACGACGTCAATATCCTTGCCCGCCTTGGACCTATGGTCAATGCCGTCGGTAACACCCTTTATTCCCCTGCCACAAATGTTCTTCTGCTTTCTCTCAAAGCTACCGCCGCCGTTGCTCGATGTCCTGTTCCTCAAGTAGAGCCCGCTTTGCATGTCTTCATCAATAACATCTTCAAGATTATCAAAAATGCTGGTGGAACAGCTGAGTCTGAGGTGGCTCAGACAGCTTTAAAGACTCTTGCAGTCATCTTGAGGGATTGTAAGAGTTCAGAAATCTCTGAGAATCAACTACGATACCTCATCGAAGTCATTAGTCCCGATCTCGAAGAGCCTGAGAGGCAGTCTGCCATTTTCACCATCCTTCGATCCATCGTTACTCGCAAGTTTGTCGTCCCAGAGATCTACGACCTCATGGAGCGTGTCTCATCCATCATGGTCACATCTCAATCTACTCAAGTTCAAGAATTATGTCGTGGCTCTGTCATGGCCTTCCTACTTGACTATCCCCAAGGCAAGGGACGACTGAAGTCCCAAATGACCTTCTTCGCTCAAAACTTGCAGTACACTTACGAAGCTGGCCGTCTTTCCGTGATGGAGGTCCTCTTTGCCGTGTTTGAGAAGTTCTCAGAGGCCTTAATTGAGGAATACGCCGGCATGTTTTTCGTGGCTCTTGTTGTCGTTCGGGCGAATGATGACTCTGAGAAATGTAGAGTAGCAGCGGGCGAGTTACTCAAGCTGCTCTGGAGACGGCTAGATGAGGCGGAAAGAGCCAAGATGGCCGAAGTTGTCAAGAGCTGGATAGCGAAACGTGACGAGAACGAGGCACTAGCCGGTGCAGCTATGGGTGTGATGGGGCTACTTGTCGAGACAGGCGAGAATGGTTTAGAAGAGGTGATAAAAGTAATCGAGCCTGTTCTTTCGGAGAGCGCTGCCAGACTTCaagaagctgaagaagaggatgagatCGTCGACCTCGACTATACCCTTCCTCACCAAACACTCTCCACCACGGCCAAACTTGTACTTGCTACtccctcatcttcttccgctTTACCATGGTCGAACATTgttcctcatctccttttcccccACGATTATGTCCGATACGACACAGCCAAGCTTCTCTCTAACCTTTTTGCCAATGGCTCTGAGACGAGCGCTGTCTGTGAAATGCTTGGAGACAAACTCTGCCTTGATATCGCCAGAAAAGGTTGTTTGGTTCTCAAGGGTAATCGAGGTGACAGTGGAGAATGGATCATTGGTAGCGGCAAGTTGGCGGACGAGATCGTCAAGGTCTTGTGGAATATCTCCAAACACTGGGCA TCTTCCGAGGTCGTGTCTGCTCCGGCTGGTGAGGAAGATGCTGGAGATGATCATGACGTTGAAGAACCTACCCGAAACCCGCTGGCCTGGCTTATGTCTAGGATGTCTTTCTTGGCACGTCATCTCGTTGTTAAC